The stretch of DNA GGGTGAGCCAACAAGATGAAGTGAGCGTATTTAGAGAAGTGATCAACAACTACTATGATCACCATTTTCCCCTGGACCTTCGGAAAACCAACGATGAAATCCATGGAAACCTCTGACTAAATCTGCTCCGGAATAGGGAGTGGCTGTAACAAACCGGAGGGGTGTGTGTTCTCACACATGTCCTCCTGGCAAATGGTGCACTGGGCAATGAATTCCTTCATAGATTCAGTAAGCTTAGGCCAATAAAATTCCCTCTGGATGCAATGGATTGTCTTTTGAACACCCTCATGAGTGGAGCCCTGAATTTCGGATAGTACAACcagaataaaattagaaaatggaaTCAGAACCAGTTTATTACCTTAGAAGACTATCACTAACAGTCCATACGCCGGTAGAGTCTTCTGTTGCGCGGGCTACCCATGCACGCCCTTCTGTTGTCTGTGCGAGCTCATCCCAGATATCCTGTAGTACGGAGGAGCAAAGGCATAAGATGGCAAACAGAGTACTAGTCTCTTTGTCCCACTGTGAGAGGGAACCTGCCACAACATTAAGCGTCCCCGACTTATATTCCTTCCACCttgaaatcaaatcccaaaagtTTGCTCATCCAATGCTATTGAGGGGAGGCGATGAGTCATTGCAGCAAGTATTTCAAGCTATAATGGTCCgttttgatgatgaattccCTCCCCCATAGATAGTTGCGTGAGTGGCATACAACATGAGACAACCCAATGAGTTCATGCTCATAGGCTGGCAATTTCAAGTGCCTATCGGCCAACTTGCGACTGAAATAAGCGACAAGGTGCCCTTCTTGGTGTAATATAACGCCTATGCCCATCCCAGAGGCATAACATTCTACTACAAATAGTATTGCAAAGTTAGGACGTCGGAGAACTAGAGCTGAAGAAAAATCCCTTTTAAGAATAGTGAATGTAGTGTCTGCATCGGCATCCCATTTGAAGGAGTGCTTGCACAGGAGGCTGGTCAGGGGCGTAGTAAGGACCCTATAATGTTTACAAATCTATGGTAAAATCTGGCCAAGCCTAAGAATACCCACAAGGCCATGAGTGTGGATAGAGTAAGCCATTCTAGAACAGCCTGACTTTTGCTAGGATCAGTAACAACGACACTGTCATTGATCACTTGTCCAAGGTAGTTGACTTGGTGATCTCCAAAATCGCATTTAGAACGTTTGAGGTATAATGTGTTGTCTTGTAACAAACGCAGTACTAAGCGGAGGTGTTGAAGGTGCTCAACCCACGTAAAACTATAGAttaaaatgttataaaaaaatacaagCACAAATTTACGCAAGTGAGGTCCTATTTGCAGACTAAGAGGACCGTGGAAGAAAACCGAGATCTGCTTAGTCGAATGATCCCAAAATGGAGCATGTCACAGCACTGTCgtttaatttcatcattttgaAGGTGAGGATATCTATACGGTCGCACAACCATGGGATTAGTTCCCTACGCCAGTACAATCCTATGGCCGCACCTGCGAGAGGGCGGGAGGCACTAGGGGATGCCGAAAACTGAGGCAAAGTGGTCCAAGAGTGAATCCATTGTTAATGTTTCAGTGAGGGGCTGGTGGAGGAGATGTAGAGACGGGTGACTAGAACCTGAAATCCTAGAAATCACAACATTGGTCCCCCACCACGCAAAGTGCATTTGCATTTCTTCAAAATTCCACCAAATAGGGCCCAATGTGCGCAACCATTTAACGCCCAATGGCAACTCCACTCTAGTTAAAGGGATGATAAACAAGTTTGCAATGAAGGAGATAGAATCATACTATAAAAACATGTTTTGGTAGACTCCGAAGCTAGGCATGCGTGCCAATGCGAAGGGTGATAGGCAGATGAAGCCGGTGGGTAGTGGCGACATTGATGAAATTATCTATGCTCCCGGAATCAACCAAGGCAACGATTGGAGTACTAGCAATCAACGAACGAATCTACATTGTCTTGGAATAACTTATGCCAATGATAGCATGGAGAGAGATTTCTGGTTTTAAGTCCTTCGTGCAATTATTCGCGtcgtcatcctcatcctcaataATACCCAACACATATAAGTTGTGCTTGCAACGATGGCCTTTAATCCATTTTTCACAGCAATTGTAACACATGCCCAGTTTTTGTCATTCCAACATCTTTGTTGGGGAGAGCTTCTTTGGCCGTGGCGGACGAGGCAGTGTGTTATTTTGCCCCAGTAGTTGGTGGTGTACCGTAACGACACTACTAGGTGGAGTCGGGATTGGAAAGGCCTTCGGGAAGGTATATGGTGAATTGGGGTGCCTTTACGAGCATAATCTCATGCAATATTAATGGCCTCATTAAGAGAACCTGGTATGAACATTTCAACATCATTGCGTAAGACCTCATCCAAGCCGGCAGTGAATAAGTTTACTTGCTGGGAGTACAAGAAATTTTCAGCTCGCGGTAGCAAGGGCTGAAAATCGTCAATGAAGTCGTCGACATCCTAACCATGTTGTTTGAGGTTTTCTTGCTCCCCTAACGGGTTGATGCTCCGGGGTGTGGTTCAAAACGGAAGGTGTATGCATCTTTGAATTGATACCAAGAAAGTTGTTGACTATCTTGCAAGCAATGTTTGTACCACAGTTGGGCGCTATCGAATATATAATACGTTGTCGTGGTAACTTTCTCATGATCAGAATGTGGTGAATTTTCAAAGAACAACACAGAGATGGAGCCAAATAAGAGGGTCGCTTTTGCCATCAAACTTGGGGAACTCGAGTTTGGTGAATCGAGTCGGAGGGGTGGAATCAACTAGTTGTGGCAGTGTGGTTTCTGGAGCAGCTTGGGTGCCTAGAGAAGAAGTCACAACAGTGGCAATGGTGGGCTGTGAATAAAGAGTTCACCATATGGGTGAGATTGGCTATGTTTTCGGTTAGAGCGTCTACAGTGGCAGGAAAGAGTTCTAGCTTTTCGAGGGATGTTTGGATAGCTCGAACCTCGTCCTGGAATTTCTTGATATCGCCCATATTGGCGCCCAGTAAAGGATCCAAAATGTTATGTTCTCGGCAGAAAGCTCTCAGGGAGAAGCTAGGGTTGGTGAAGTTGTAAGCATATAAACCACACATGATAGTTAATATGTGGTAATTAATAAAGGAtctactaacctccagccatagttttAGACCTTGGTTGCCTGTGACCGGTGTCTCTTGAGAAGAGGCTCCTTAGGCTGTTTGTGGAATCACCGTAAATCAGACTTGTTTCTCTTATTTCACTTAGTAATTTAGATGGTGTATTTCTTGAACTAAACAGTGAGAGGATTTGGAGTCTATCTATAGTTCTACATCCCATTAATGTAGGTAACCAATTACCTACCGCCGACCAAAGACTAGTACTTAAGTCAGCCTATATAGTTTGCACcatataaaatacttaatttattattaataataataatcctaataatctttatatatattaagggAGCCGGGAACCAGCCAATGAATGACCTCCAAGTGtctttgcatttttattttggtttgactGGTTATGCAAGTCAAATTGTTTAAATTCCCAcctctttaaatttttaattgtagGCTGAATTGTAGGTAATGGGCTGTTTTGTAGAGTTAGTACTCTAAGTGGGTAGGTTGCGTGTGAAAGTGATCAATTGGGTATAGGCTGGGCTCTAAAGTACTGATTTAGGTATTATAGTTAACATTTAAGTAAACAAATGAGCAGTTGTTATTTAAAGGCAATTCAATTCTCTCACtcatgattttattttaattttttaaaagaaaattcaatACGGCatcgtttttgtttttatttttatttttttttcaaatttccttTGACTTGGTCCATTTCCCGCATAGTCTTGCATTTGAAATCTGTGTATTTCCCGCCTGTTTATTTGCAGAATCCAAGTGAATATTTGAAGAGTCCAATTAGGGTAGTGGCCTATTATGGAATTGGTGTGGTATTGGGCTTAGGTGGTGtgattttttgaaagaaaggGTATGGGCCTATTGTTCATTGTacttttatgttattattttttttatttttttaatgtctaCCACAGTCAGTGGTAGACTTCTACTATTTTTACTtccaccactatatatacatgcataatgTAACTCAAAATATGTAAGCAAACACTTAGCAACCGaagtcaaaaatttaaaaacttcatATGTTTGTAGAATAACTAAAAGAGATCACTTCAAGGTGTTACAGCATGTCTGGGCAGTTCATTGTTGCAGCTCAACTACATCCACAGCAGACCACTAAAGCCATAAGGTTGAGGTGTGCTAGGAGTTATTTTGTCATGGAAAGTAATCAAGAAAAGTCCATTACGAGTCAGGAATGCATTTTTCATGATCAAGAGGTTTGATATTCATACATGTAttattttgtgttgtttttttgttgatatgttattattaatttttttttttggttatttgcTATAGGGACAGTTTATTCATGTGCACATTCCTAAGGGTATTGTTTCCAAGTATAAGAATATGTTCAAGGAGGGACAAGTTTATGGCGTTCGAAATTTCCTATGCATAACTAACTTCTTCAAGTATAAAACAAGCACTTTGCGTTACATGATAAAGTTCAAGCATGATACTACTGTAAAGGAGTATAAGCGTATGAACTTTCCCAAAATAATGTTCTGTTTCAAGAGTTTCGAGTGCATCCTTTCAAAACAAGGAATAGATGAAAAAGTCTTATTTGGTAACACTATAGAAAAGCTCAtcttaatatgattttgttactatttttttagtattgcTATATTCAGTTTTTAGTGTCTAATATTGTGCTTCTGTTTATATAGATGGCATTGGTCGAATAGTGGAAGTTTACTCTCCAATGGAGAAAGTGATTGGTGGAAAACAAACAAGACTAATTAACTTTGTTCTTGAAGATGTTAGGTAActctattttttatattatctaatTGACACAGAAGTCTAGGTTATATTTTTAGTGTTCAAACTCAGTTTTTTTTCTAGTAAAAGGCAGATTCATTGTACCATTTGGGATGAGCATGTTGATAAACTAATTCCTTATTACAACTCTACCGTTGTTGATCCAGTGATACTAATCATCCAACTTTGCCGAGCTAAATTCATGGATAGTGAGTGTTCATTATGTAATTTACAGCTTAATTCTtatttctgttttctaatttttgaatttgtcttcattctctcctttttttttcttcagatGGTGAAGTGCGCATTTGCAGTTCGTTTGATGCTACTCAACTGTTCTTCACTCATACCTCTAAGGAGtttgttaatttcaaaaacaGGTCAGTTtgcatttctatttttgttcatTAACCTTTTTAACTATTCTCATTCTGATTTTTTTGctattgtttttgttctttttagTTTCAAGAGTGATTATACCCCTTTAAGGTGTATTGAATCAGCTTCTAGGCTTGCTATTGGGTTCCCCATTAATGGTGTTGGTTTTACTAATGTGTTCATTACTTCTATTGAGGACATCTATAAAAAGAAAGAGGTATTTAAGTGTCCAATCTATTTTTTGCTTTGCATAGTTGGAGGATTATTCGGTTGCTGGCACAATAACTGGTGTGGAAAGTCTGTTGGATTGgtattatatttcttgcaaGTCAAACTCGTGCAAGAGAAAGCTGAGTGAAAGTGGTGGTATGATGCATTGTGTTGGTTGTAAAAATTCTTGGCATGAAGGCATTTTAAGGTATAAATTGATAGTTCGAGTTGCTGATCATACTGGTGATGCACCGATACTTATTTGGGACCGTGAATGTGCAAGTTTGGTAGGTATGTCAGTAGGTGAATTAAAGGGCAAATATCCTGAGGTAAAAacttctaattaataattatagtgattattattagttgtttattagttatttatatGCTGGGGTTATTTGATTTGTTGTAGGGTGTTCATGTTATTCCTAATGAAATAGCTGTTCTTCGTGGTATGTCTATGTTGTTTCAAATTGTCATGAAAAAGGATCAAGTGGACAATTACTATTCAGCTTTTACAGTGTTGAGAATCTGTAGGGATGAGGTAGTCTTGACACAACACCGTTCA from Ipomoea triloba cultivar NCNSP0323 chromosome 7, ASM357664v1 encodes:
- the LOC116024076 gene encoding uncharacterized protein LOC116024076, with protein sequence MSGQFIVAAQLHPQQTTKAIRLRCARSYFVMESNQEKSITSQECIFHDQEGQFIHVHIPKGIVSKYKNMFKEGQVYGVRNFLCITNFFKYKTSTLRYMIKFKHDTTVKEYKHGIGRIVEVYSPMEKVIGGKQTRLINFVLEDVRQIHCTIWDEHVDKLIPYYNSTVVDPVILIIQLCRAKFMDNGEVRICSSFDATQLFFTHTSKEFVNFKNSFKSDYTPLRCIESASRLAIGFPINGVGFTNVFITSIEDIYKKKESNSCKRKLSESGGMMHCVGCKNSWHEGILRYKLIVRVADHTGDAPILIWDRECASLVGMSVGELKGKYPEGVHVIPNEIAVLRGMSMLFQIVMKKDQVDNYYSAFTVLRICRDEDGVVSDDDGSRGLDAMYKEMEKDKIIDLGDSDGVSSSEQANVPLKRCLINEFDRVGGTSKKANEIVVKLEKI